The Rosa rugosa chromosome 1, drRosRugo1.1, whole genome shotgun sequence genomic sequence ATCAGCTGATCTGTAAATTTTAGTCTCTACTACCGTTCTTCCCCTACTATCCAACAACACTATGAGAGTTTGAGGCTCTGTAACAAGGCCAGGCCCAAAAACGAAAGGGTAAAGGACCCATATACTTACACCCAAGCCTTCAACCACAACAATAGTAATAAATATAAACCGTGTCCATGCAAAACAAGGTCGTTTTCCTAACTGGGAGTCCAGCCTATTAATACATAACTGAAATTAAAACCGCAGTTAAGAAAAAGTTGGAAACCATACAATTCAACAATAAGAGATCACAACAATTCTAAGAATGCAACACCAAACCACCTGATGCTTCATAGAGACCTAGAGTATTGTCGGACAGGAACAACTGACTGACTCCAACTTCTTCATGACAAAAGGGAAAAAGATTAGGGGAGAAAGGGGGCGGGAGGGGAATACAGGCAGAATGGATGGTCATTATCTCTTTACACCTATTTCCAATCACAATATGGAGCATGCCTTCTGCgctttccctttctttttcttctgcttGGGAGGTTGAAGGACAACCCTTATGGCTGCATCGAACACCCCTTTCACATTCTGCAGTTACAATTCCACATTTGTAAATGAGATGTCTAGGCATGAAAAAGCCCTTCACAGAATGCAGTTACAAGTTCAGATTTCAAATACCTGCTGTGTTTTTGAACTGCACTCAATGTATGCTGGTGCTCCAATTAGCTTCCTGAGCTCCTCTCCCTGGAAAGGCAGAGATATAAATCTCACATAAAAAGGGAAACAAAGTACAGAAATAAATAATACACAAGTCGAGAACATTACTTGAGCGGTAGTAATAGGCACAGCACCCGGATGGTCAATAAAGAACTGCTTGTCATCCCGCAGATCTGCCTCATTAAAAgttttatgaaagaaagaaagtaaGAAGTGTCCTGATTAAAGATAATCATTAAACACAGTGGCTAGAATCACCATTAATTGAAAAATCTTGAAAACAAAATACTGGACCCAACCCAGCATCCATCTCAAGCTAAAGAGAAAGATATACTTCCAAGTTCCAATATGGCAGCAATTGAAAAAGGCATATCTAACAGTGAAAACAATGATCAAGCACTGGTATCCACCTTTTGGCATAAAAGCAATGGTTTAAAAAGATAAATCTTTACCAAGCTTGGTTCCAACAAGAATGATTGGAACACCAGGCGCATAGTGCTTCAATTCCGGGATCCACTGGAAATGAAATCAACATATTTGAAATTTATCAGCAGATCATCAATTGTAAAGCAAAAATGATCATTATCTATTGGCACATTATTCTGTTTACTCCTCCGAATGAGGTACCAGTGTgtagaaaaaaattaaagagtAATTTCAGGATATAGAGGGAGAGCGCCAATGATCATACTACAGAGAACATCCTCACCTTCTTGGACACATTTTCATAGCTGGCCTTGCTAATCAGGGAGAATGCCAGTATAAAAACATCAGCCCCACGATAACTCAAGGGTCTTAATCTATTATAGTCCTCCTgtcctgttccacataatacaAATTCAGGACTAGAAAATCAGGGTGGGGAAGGAAAAATACAGAACAAAACAACTAAACTAAAGTGCATTTTACCAGCTGTATCCCACAACCCAAGGTTAACAGTGCTCCCATTGACAACCACGTTTGCACTAAAATTGTCGAAAACAGTAGGCACGTAATCCTGTTTGCCACCAAGATGCAAAAGAAAAGAGTCACCAAAAGTACAACATTAGGAAACATTCTCTTACTCCATATTCAACTTTCAGAATATGCAATCACAACACCGTTGCATGAACTAGGAAAGTTCGAACAAATTAGCCAGAAAGTGTGAAAATCTAATATCTATGTCTAAGAGGTGAAATGGGTGTTGCAAAATGAAAACAcaagggcaaaaaaaaaaaaaaaaaaaaccaaaaaccatgAAAAGAACATTGCACTTCTTATGAACAACTTGATTCCAGATACAACACAAACATGGATGAATTAAGATCAACAGCACAAACTACAGGATCTCAACGAAACACAATCACTAAGAATGAAAACACACACCATCACTATCTTCATAACATTCAAAATGGAGATGCTGAGCTCCCCATCCAAAGAAAATTCCTTTTGACCAAATTTAATCCAATTTCAACTATGCTCTCCCAAATTTAGCCTAAACCAATTGAGCCTCGCTACAAAGATTAAACTACTGATAAAACATTACAAAAATACGTCAAAATTAATGCAATTTCAATTCATCTCATTACCAAGATCGAGCTAAAGAAACCCAACAACTTAAAAAAGAAGATTCACCTCAAAAGGAAgctaatttcaacaaaaaaaatccACCAATAAAAAAACTACCAAAAATTCCTTTCCATTTCCAAATAACCAAACAAAACTTTCACTCAATTTAATCACCAAAAACCTTCCCACGTATCACAACCCcaagaaaatctgaaaattaaagaaccagaaagaagaagaacaaaaaaaagggCAATGGGGGTTGAAACTCACGGTGGGGAAGGTGTTGCTGGTGTAGGAGATAAGCAGACACGTCTTGCCCACAGCTCCGTCGCCAACAGTCACACACTTTATGAACCTGGACGCGCTCATTTTCGATTTCCGGCTCTCACTTTCCCAAAGTAGAAAGAAACCCAAGCCCCAGATCTTCACCTGAGGACccgatcttcttcttcttgctctcctcctcctccttcctccGCTGCTTCAACTACACATCTGTGCGATCGAAACCCAGCACCCAATCTCAGAGACGATgatcgaaaccctaaccctaaatttggaacagagagagaaaaagagagatggGGGATTTTGTGGGAAGCTAAATTGAAAATGTGGTTGGAGTTGGAGATCAAAGAAAGAGAAACAAACACAAAAGTTcggagctttttttttttttttggccgcGAAATTTTTTTGCCGCTGGAAGCGTTCGTTTTAGCGAAACGGATTATTcgccaacaaaaaaaaaaattggggctccttttcccctttttttttctttttttttttttctgcgcGATGATCGCGAGGAAGTTCCGGGTTTATTGTTGGATCGGGCCGGATCTAACTCCTTGGGGGGATGAAATATTTGTGGTGTTTCATCATCTTATATATTCCTTTGTGGATTTTGAAGGATAAGACTCCCCAATTTAGGAATGTTGATTCGTCCAACTCTTCGTATGTATTTTAACgattttatttttgtgtttgTAATTTCGTAAATTGTAATTTACATGTGATGATGTCAATTTGTTATGATCGATGACATGTCTTCTATTATTATTATGTTTAAAATTTCATAatttacatatatttatatcttATTGTATATATTGTAACTACTTATCGTATAAATTCAGGGTGATACTAGAACATCAACATTCTAAATACATGAATCTCATAACACGTGTCTAGCTATATTttattgtaaattttttttcttctcgtTTTGAAACATTTGATTAGTAGATTTGAAAAGATTGAGCTCACCAAATCCACAGGGATCAACTTTCCGTAGTTGGAGCTTATCTGGCTTGTACTTGAAGAAATGATTAAATCTAATCATGGAGATTTCTTATATGTGGAGTTGATGAGGTTGGTTAAGCCTGCAAATTCTACTACTCCAACCACCTCAGCTGTCACCATTGATGAGAAGGCATAGGTTGGTTGGAATGGATTTGGAAGAGTACTAGTAGTACTACCCCACTTCAAAGGACTTTTCTTAaaaagaaatttcaacaatAGTGTATCCCATTTTCCCCTCTTTTAAGTTTTCTTCAAGACTCACAAGCAACCAAAATGTCTTGATTGGTCTTCTGAACATTGGTTGTTGTTACATAGCCTCTTTTTGTTGCCCTGAGCTAATCTCATCATCATGTCCCACGAGGCAATCAAAATCAGCCCGATCGAGAAGACTTGTCGAACTCAAGCAGTATGAGAGGTAAGATTGTAGAACTTAGGTTGAAGAGTTTAATTTGGTAGACAGAGCAAACTTTTACATCAGATATATTTGTGTTACCATATCGTGCTAGTTGCTACCTAGTAGACAGGTCTACAATCGAGGATGTGATCCATCAGATATCATAGTCTTCCTAACATAAACTTCTGCCGTGGAAAATATCAGGTTGCAAATCAATCTGCCAAACCATCCTTCATTGACGACATCCAAAAGAGAATATAAATCAGTAAAATTTATATATCCATCTGCCAAACCAAAAATCATGATTCCAGCTGATACTTGGATTTATTGTTCATATTCCATAATTCCTAAAATTACAACTTGGTAAAGACTTTAAATTACAAGAAGACAAGTAAAATTTGCAAAAATTATAAATACATAAAATAAGGGTGCGTCTACAGTATATTAATGTATCGATATATAAAAGATATATATAATACACTAATTTGATACCGGGGTAGACTAACTTCATAcaccttttcaaaaaaaaaaaaacttcatgcATCAgtggattaattttttttttttttttatcttgagTTGCTCTACGACCGTAGAGAATTTATCTATTGATAATCCGCTATATGAAATTAGTCTATATTTAATGTACCGACatattaaaattatatatatatttttttaacaaaatacgTTAATACAGCATAGAGTTTTGTGGAAAACAAAAGGGTTTAAACTTTGCACAGCAGACGACCATGTAAGACTTGCAAACGTGGACCACATGATCACTATCAGGAGTTCAGGACTAGTACAGGACTACAGGGATGATTGGATGACAACAAAGTGCAAAACAAAGGGTTAAAACTTGCACGTAAATAGTACTACTGGACTGGTACAAGATCAACCACACGAGAATCAAGACTTGCGAAATGCGTGGGGTGTTTGGTTAAGGGTCTTTCTATCCTAGTCACCAGTGAAAACACAGTTGCCCAAAGGACCCTTCAGAAGGACGAGCCTTAGCAACCCATCAGCTTATTCAGATACCTTCTTATCAAGTTGCCATAAGAAAGACGACATACATCAAAAcaatgataaagtaatttgtgCTTCGCAATCAAAATCACTTGACAGTAGTTGGGGTGTCTCAAATCCTAAGAGACACATTTGCAAGGTTCTCATTATTCCATGTAGGAATTAAATTCTCAACAAGATCGAGCGCGCGCATGAAGACTTTCTTACCGCCATCAAAGACTTGAACGTCTCAAGAGTCATGGATTCAGGAGGGCCAATAGGTAAGTTGGCCTGTTCCACAATGTTGTCAACTCGCTTGACAAGTGAATCATCAATCCAACCAAGGCGGTAGGACATATTAACAGCCATAACCTAATTAAACAAAATAGGACACAATCGATGGACTTAATTTGAATACTGAAGAAATTAAGATTTTGTATGGATGAACTAGCTAGTGCATGCGAATCCCGTAGCTAGGGAGAGGATCATATATGTCATTACCATGCCAGCTGCAACAGCTTATCCATGGAACCACTTCCCATAGCCAACCGCGGTTTCTATTGCCTGAAAAGTCATGGTAAACAATGGCAAAagatatttagggtttaggcaaACAGTCGCAAAACTTTCGTTACAGATCGAGGAAGAACTAGCAGTACTTGCACCAAAACTCACATGGCCAAGCCCAAACGTACGTATGACCAAAATTAAGGATGGCCCTCAGTCCACCTTCTAGCTCATCCAAGGACACAGTCTCAGCCTTCATTTCACATGAGCGTTTTATAGCATAAGCCAGAGCATTTGGATCCCTGCAATATGGATCAGATCAGACGAATTAGACACGAACTAAGCAGCATCATGCATCAATAGACTAGCTAGACGTAAAATTGAAAGAAATAACTAAATGTACCGCGTATGTTACACATGTTGTTAAAGCCTTAAGCACACTAGTTGTCCCAGAAAATGCTAGCTTCAAACCATGGAGGAGGAATCGAATATGAAAATTAACTTCACTGTTCCTTAAttagtcaattttttttttatacgtaAGTACCTTGATATTAATGCATCCATATTCCTCTCCTGCCACTCAAAGAATTCTGCATCTCTAACAAGCCCCAGCTCAATTACTTCTGCAAGTCCTGATGCTAGCTAGTTCCCTATCTGGCAATGTGTTTATTGTGTCTGTGTCAATAAGCAGAGACTTGGGTTGGTAAATAGTACCAATCAAGTTCTTCCCAAGAGAGTGGTTAAACCTAGTTTTGCCCCCAGCAGAAGAATCAACCTGCAAGCCAACAATCGACCATTGGTGTATGAGAAATATATATCTGCATGCTCATGAACAGATCGATCCAAGTACGTATATATATGATTCATAATGTAATTAAGGACAAGAAATAATCAGCCATGCATGCATGCACGCAGAGACCGACCTGTGCCATAACAGTCGTCGGAATCTGAATGAAATTAAAACCGCGAAGGAAAGAAGCAGCGGCAAAGTCACACATGTCACCAATCACACCACCTCCAAGGGCAACAAATGTACATCGCCGGTCAAGTCTCGACTCAATAGCCTTGTCAAACACTTTCATAAGAGTGTCCTACCAGTTCAAGAACGTACATGGTTAATTACTGGCTAGCTTGTAATGCAAGcaccaaaatatatatatagacacacacatgcCTGATCAGAAGCGGGCGTCTGCAAAACAGAAATAGTGCAGATTCGCGCCGTTGTCCATTCTCTCGCCTCGATTAGGCGCTGATGGCGGCTCTACTCTTGCCTCACGGAGACCAGGCTTCGATCTTGAGCTTCTTCTTGCCCGTGGACTCGTCGGCTATGAGTTTATAATCGACCTTGATGGTGTGTGAGTGCTAGCCGCCCAGACCTTCGATCTCGATCACCTTGGCCTTCATCTTCATGGTGACGCCGTCCGGGATGCCCAGGATCTCCTTCCGGCAAGAGCAGCGCCGCAGTCGGTGTGTGATGCAGCTGTGAGgatggacgtccgcacttttctGTTTTGCAGACGTCCGCTTCTGAACGGCTCCGTGTgagtgtgtttatatatat encodes the following:
- the LOC133716538 gene encoding rac-like GTP-binding protein ARAC1 is translated as MSASRFIKCVTVGDGAVGKTCLLISYTSNTFPTDYVPTVFDNFSANVVVNGSTVNLGLWDTAGQEDYNRLRPLSYRGADVFILAFSLISKASYENVSKKWIPELKHYAPGVPIILVGTKLDLRDDKQFFIDHPGAVPITTAQGEELRKLIGAPAYIECSSKTQQNVKGVFDAAIRVVLQPPKQKKKKGKAQKACSIL